The Engraulis encrasicolus isolate BLACKSEA-1 chromosome 24, IST_EnEncr_1.0, whole genome shotgun sequence DNA window CATGATTGTGATTTTCATATAGCCCAGTTAGACTGCTTGATTGTGAAGGCGtgttactagcctgattatcaacgactttcaaatctctattttagacttggtctgacccctgcataacaattaacggttctcaaacagcatggttgacccgcctcccttggtttgcaactaGTCGAGGCCAGAAAGCGCTGTGCCAacgtttaaaccaaacattttcttagtcccaatagaacttaaaccatgtcactgcctttaacacgcctctacccagggccgttggagctgctcaaagttgatgtgtatgtgtatgttatgttTGTTTCTAGTGGCTGAACTAAGTGACTGCGCCGCCGTGGACCTCATATGCCATGCCAACGCCAAGTGCGTCAAGACCCGCGACAACAACTTTGTCTGCATGTGCAACACGGGCTACACCGGCGACGGCCTGCAGTGTGTGGACATCGACGAGTGCGACACGCGCCTCCACAACTGCCATGTCAAGGCCCTGTGCACCAACACCCTGGCCAGCTACACCTGCCTCTGCCTGCCAGGCTACTCGGGCGACGGCTTCACCTGCAGCGACATCAACGAGTGCCAGGTGGACAATGGGGGTTGCCACGCCAACGCCGCCTGCGTCAACACCGATGGAGGTCGCAGGTCAGTGGTGAACGTAGACCAGTGCACACAGGTGCATTTACAGCCAGTGCGCAGTACCAGTAAGAGAATATGGTTAATGCTGTCCaaaaaccctttttaaaaaatctaTTTAAGTAGAAAACGTGTCCTatgaagagaatagctcaaaGTTACCTGAAATAGTCGTGCAacgattaggggtgtaaataatgatcgaaatgtatcgatgaaTCGATCTTACGGCCGACGATTTAAtttaatcgtattgtatcgtgggacattcttaagtatcgaaaataatcaaatccctgctttaagaaatcgatttGTCGATCGATTTGTAATTTACACCCCTGGCAGCgtagcaagtcaagtcaagtcaagtttattgtcaatttctttacatgcactggtcatacaaagaatttgaaattgcgtttcttgctctcccatgcagacatagactaatctaggtaaggacatagacagtatagacatagacagtactcatacatggacatagacagtatggacgtagacattgctcatacagacatttaagtgcaagactggacaacaaaagacttgtagagaacatacattaagaggaggtattttgttgtgcttttcctaaaaagtcctttatagcgttctgacatagtaatagtagcatttgaagaaaataaataattaaaaaaaggtttattaaatacaccagcagcagtatgtgtgtgtgtgtgtgtgtttgtatgtgttttgtgtgcgtgtgtgtgtgtgtgtgtgtgtgtgtgtgtgtgtgtgtgtgtgtgtgtgtgtgtgtgtgtgtgtgtgtgtgtgtgtgtgtgtgtgtttagtgcaggtagaaagtgcggtgtgtgtctgtgtgtgtgtctgtgtacctgtgtatgtgtgtgtgtgtgtgtatgtgtgtgggtatgagttgtttgtcagtgtgtgtatgtttgggtttagtgcagaaagtgcagtgtgcttgtgtgtgtgtgtgtgtgtgtgtgtgtgtgtgtgtgtgtgtgtgtgtgtgtgtgtgtgtgtgtgtgtgtgtgtgtgtgtgtgtgcatgtgtatgttttgagttagtgcaggttgaaagttcagtcacagatgtagtagtgcaggtggaatgttcagtcgcagatatggtggtggggatgaggggggggggagcgttgtcagtggcctggctggctagaggctgacagtgaagggagagtgggttgagtgttcagtatcttgattgcttgatgcatcgtgctgcttgcaagcctggtggtacgggaacggaggcgcctgtacctctttccagagggcaggaggctgaacagtttgtgtgcagggtggcttgtgtctttgatgatcatcagtgctttccgggtgaggcgtgcggtgtaaatgtcctgcagggaggggagtggtactccaatgatcttcttcgctgtgttcacaacacgctgtaGATCTGTAGCGCAGATGTTTATTTTGTTAGCACCATTTCTGATATTGGCATTGGTAGAGAGATCGTTATCGATATGAAAACTCCTTTCGCCCCTGGCGCAGGTGCACCTGCCGGGAGGGCTTCAAGGGCAACGGCTTCACCTGCCAGGACGAGGACGAGTGCCAGCAGAAGACCATCTGCCACTGGAACGCCACCTGCACCAACAACCTCGGCTCCTACGTCTGCACCTGCAACATGGGCTACAAGGGAAACGGCAACTACCTGTGCCTGGACGTGGACGAGTGTTCCGAGATGCCGGGGGTCTGCTCGTCCTCCTTCGGCTACAAGGGCTGCCAGAACCTGCCCGGCACCTACCGCTGCACCTGCCAAGTGGGGTACCAGAGCAACGGCAAGACCTGCGCCGACATCAACGAGTGCGAGCGCAACATCTGCAGCTTGTACTCCAGCTGCGTCAACAACCCCGGCTCGTACCGCTGCACGTGCAACGACGGCTACATGGGCAACGGCCTCACCTGCGTGGACATCAACGAGTGCAACCAAGACAACTCGTGCGACGAGAACGCAGCCTGCATCAACATGCTGGGCAGCTACGAGTGCTCCTGCCTCACCGGTTTCCTCGGCGACGGCGTGAGATGCGTGGACATCGACGAGTGTCAGACGAGCGCCAACATCTGCCCCAGCACCGCGGCGTGCGTCAACACGCCGGGCAGCTTCTACTGCGACTGCGGCCGCGGCTACACGTTCAACGGCACGCGGTGCGAGGACACGGACGAGTGCGCCACGGGCGAGTGCAGCGAGTTCGCCTCCTGCGACAACTTCCCCGGCTCCTTCAGCTGCAAGTGCCTGCTCGGCTACGAGGGGAACGGGATCACGTGTCTGGACGTCGACGAGTGCTCCTTGATACAGCAGTGCCACGCCAACGCCCGCTGCATCAACCTGCCGGGGTCCTTCAACTGCAGCTGCCTGCTGGGCTACTCCGGAGACGGCGTGCAGCGGTGCTCGGACGTCGACGAGTGCCTGGTGGACAATGGCGGCTGCGGGTACAAGGCCACCTGCGTCAACAACAGGGGCTCCTTCACCTGCGTGTGCCCGCCGGGCTTCGACCTGGTCAACCGCACCACCTGCCAGGACGTGGACGAGTGCCAAGTCCTCCCGGAGCCCTGCGGCGCTAACGAGCGGTGCCTGAACACCGAGGGAGACTACGAGTGCCCGTGCCAGGCCGGCTTCGCCCGCGGCGCTCAGGGCATGGCGTGTTTGGACGTCGACGAATGCCAGGCGGGCAACCCCTGCCACGTCCACGCCACCTGCATGAACACGGTCGGCTCGGTGTCGTGCGTCTGCAAGAGGGGCTTCACGGGGAATGGCACGCACTGCCAGGACGTGGACGAGTGCGAGTCGGAAGGCACCTGCGACGCCAAGGCTCTGTGCGAGAACTCAGAGGGCTCCTTCTCCTGCAGCTGTCTGGAGGGCTTCATTGGCGACGGCTTCTCCTGCAACGACATCGATGAGTGCATGCAAGTGCGTTCccccctcctccctacaccatACACGTAGTGCATGTTGCCCAACACACCTAGGCCAtgatctctctcacagacaccccCCATGCATATGCACCCCGGCATAATTTGCATCTTCTGCACCTAGGCACTATTGCACTTTGCACTTTGCACTGCgcactttgcacacacacacacacacacacacacacacacacacacacacacacacacacacacacacacacacacacacacacacacacacacacaaacaaacaaacaaacaaacaaacaaacaaacaaacaaacacacacacacctatggacAGTACCAGCAGACAATTCTAATCTTACTGTATGTTTCAGTTTTAGTCATTCTATGTACAGTCTGTGACAACTAAAAGTCACTGTATTCTTGTATCTTTGTAGGTCAACAGCAGCTGCCCATCCTTTGCGGTGTGCCTCAACTCCCCCGGATCCTCCGTCTGCTCTTGCCTGAACGGCACGGTGGCCCGGGGTGGTGGCAACACCTGCGTGGAGCCAAGCACGGAGTGCAACCCACCCTGCCACCAGTACGGCCTCTGCCACCCCTCACCGCTGGGGTTCCAGTGCGTCTGCGACGTGGGGTTCGTGGGTGACGGTAGCATCTGCTCCGACATAGACGAGTGCCTGAGAGATGACATTTGCCCTCAGAATGAAACCGAATGCCTGAATACGGCCGGCGGTTATGAATGCATATGCAGAACAGGCTTCTCACAAAATGGAACAGATTGCGTTGGTAAGTTACCTTATTGGGACGATAACTGGTAATACTTTACCTGAAGGGGTCTACATAAAGCTGTCATATAACCATCATAAGAATGGCATGGCCCGTGCATAGGAACGTTAATGACAGATTACTGATGGTTTCGACTCTTTTCGACGGTTTTGGGAATGTCATGACACCCATacaatgtcaacttgacattcCAAAAATCACATGACACATTAtgatgacaacagtcataaacacCAATGATGTCTCATTAGGCTTCATGACATGTCATAGGTCATGACATACTTATGCCTGATACATGGCACCCTTCTACAGGCCTCTTCAAATAAAGAGTTACACATTAACATTGAGGATGGTCTCCTAAAGATGCATAAAATAATTAAACTCAAGGgataaacctattttaattatttattttcttcaaatgctaccattactatgtcagaacgctataaaggacttttagaaaaagcacaacaaaatacctcctcttaatgtatgttctctacaagtcttctgttatccagtcttgcactttctatgtccatactgtcttatgtccatgtatgagtactgtctatgtctatactgtctatgtccttacctagattagtctatgtctgcatgggagagcaagaaacgcaatttcaaattctttgtatgaccagtgcatgtaaagaaattgacaataaaacttgacttgacttgacttgacttggactgtATTCATAATCATAGCACAggcaaatatactgtatgtatgcaaatgtactgtatgtgagcgtATAATGTATTACGACTGAGGAAGTGTGTCTATAAATCACTACAACTGTTGCTTGGGAATGTACTATGTTAATAGACTCTTCTCGTTTTTTGCTGTCTTCTCGTAGATATTGATGAGTGTTCATCCGGGACACATCAGTGCAGCCCCTTTGCAGAGTGTGCCAACACCATCGGGAGTCACTCCTGCTCCTGCCTCAAGGGCTTTGAGGGAGATGGACACAATTGCACAGGTAACCAGCTGTCACCATTGaaagggttatgccactattttggggctgaatacggttaaaatggttgccctgggtttataaaggtggtaatgtgttttgtttttcatgttaggcgttgtcttgttttaaggaggcaGTAAGTATccaagctagtgagagtcaatggatagCACATGCTACAGTGGTCCCTAgtttagctacatactccctcttttaaattgtcttaaagcaagacaacgcctaacatgaaaaataagccACTTCACCACCTGTATTAActctggccaatgattttaactgtattaagcctcaagatggtgacatacccctttaaaccaTTTCAATCAGTGTTTGCATGCTTCATGGCTGAATAGGAGAGTGAGGGTGAttgaaagggagagagtgtgcgTTTTTGTTATTTCTCTGTGTATCCACTTTCCATCTAGTCTCTTTTTAGAAGCTAACTCTCTGGGGAGCCTGTTTCCTTGACACCACTCTCCCCTTTTGGATGACTCCTTATAGACATTGATGAGTGCCCAATTGAGAACGGAGGATGCCACCTCGACGCCCGCTGCACAAACACCCCGGGATCCTTCCGGTGCGCCTGCCCACTCGGCATGAGCGGGGATGGCTTTGACTGCCAAGACCTGGACGAATGCTCCCTCAACGCCACCCTGCCACACAACTGCAGCCACCTGGCCCAGTGCAACAACACCTGGGGCTCCTACACCTGTCGGTGCCACGGCGGGTACGCGGGTGACGGGCGCACGTGTGAGGACGTGGACGAGTGTCGACAAGTGCCCTCTGCTTGTCCGGCCAACATGACCTGCCTCAACAGACCCGGCGCGTACGACTGCTCGTGCCTGGTGGGCTTGGTCTACGATGGCCTGGGCACCTGTGTGAGTGCGGAGGACTGCTTGAATGCCAGTACGGTGTGCCACTCACATGCCACGTGCACCAACACGTCCGTCTCCAGTTACTGCAGCTGTCTGGAGGGCTTCTACGGGGACGGCATGAATTGCTCGGATGTGGACGAGTGCCAGTGGGCAAATGGGAACGATACTGACGATGACCCTTGCCCCGAGTTTTCCTTTTGTTTCAACACACTCGGATCGTTCCATTGCAGTTGCTGGGAGGGCTACGACTTCAACGGAACCCACTGCCTGGACGTCGACGAATGCGAGTCGGAGAACGTCACCTGCACCGCCAACAGCACCTGCTTGAACGTTGGAGGGGGCTACCTCTGCCCATGCGACGACGGCTTCCGGGCCAATGGCTCTCTTTGCGTCGACGTTGACGAGTGCTCGCCGTTGTCGTCATCTGACGTTGGCCCGTGTCCAAACGTCTCAGAGTGCCGCAACGTGCCCGGGTCGTTTTTCTGCGACTGCTGGGAGGGCTACGTCACCGGTaacggcaccaccaccaccacctgcgaGGATGTAGACGAGTGCCTCATCAACACCACGTGCCAAGAGCACAGCACCTGCACCAACACGGTGGGCGGATTCAACTGCACCTGCAACTCAGGCTTTGCCCTTACCGGCAACGGGACAGAGTGTGCGGACATAAACGAGTGTGCCGCAGCTCTCCCTTCCGACCAGTTGTGTGCTAACGGCACCTGCATCAACAGCCTCGGGTCCTTCTACTGTGTATGTGACGAGGGGTTCTGGAGCAACGACACTGAGTGTCTGGATGTTGACGAGTGCTCAGAGTCTCACGGGAATgcctcctcctctgtctgccaGCCCTATGCTACATGCGTCAACTTCCCAGGCTCCTATGAGTGCCCCTGCGATACGGGCTTCCTCCTCAATGGGACGCTTTGTGAGGATGTGGATGAGTGCACTGACATGGATACGTGGCCCTGTGTTGACAATGCAGACTGCATCAACACCGTTGGGTCATTCCTCTGCCCCTGCATGGCCGGATATGAGCTCAGTGGATTGAATTGCACGGATATTGACGAGTGCCTTGCGAACGACACATGCCGCGCCGACCAGCTGTGCTTCAACCAGCCCGGAACGTTCCGCTGTACGTGCCCGACGGGGTTCCACGAGGAGGATGGGGCTTGCATGGACACCAACGAGTGCCAGGACAGTAGCGGTCCACCGTGCCACGTGTTGGCGCGCTGCTGGAACTTTCCGGGCTCTTTCTCCTGCCACTGCCCACCGGGTTACACAGGCAACGGCACCTGGTGTGGGGACCTGGACGAGTGTTCGACGTCTCGTGTCACCTCCCCCCCGTGCCACCGTCAAGCCAGCTGCCAGAACACGCCAGGCTCCTTTTATTGCACATGTCCACCGGGGTTCCTCTCGGCCGGGCCTGCGTGCGTCGACCTGGATGAATGCCAGCAGAACCGCGGAGGGTGCCACCCCGGAGCGAGTTGCCATAACTCTGCAGGCGGCTTCCGCTGCGTGTGTGGCAGAGGCTGGGTCGCCACTGAGAGGCAGGGGCGTGGACCCAGGGGCTGTGCAGATGTGGATGAGTGCCACCTGAGTTCCACCACCTGCCCTGGGAATACCACGTGCGCCAACTCCCCGGGGTCTTACAGCTGCAAGTGCAGCGCTAACGATACTGTGTGTCAGTGGCGGGCACTGAAGGGTGGGGGTTCAGATTTACCAtcgccacccccctctctctctttctctttctatctctgtctctctctctctctctctcgcgtgcgctctctcgctctctctctctctctctctctctctctctctctctctctctctctctctctctctctctctctctcacttgtgtgtgtgtgtgtgtgtgtgtgtgtgtgtgtgtgtgtgtgtgtgtgtgtgtgtgtgtgtagtgtagtgtgcgtgAGGGATATAGAGGCAGGCTGTGACATTCCTCAATAATCATATGGTGTAATGAGTTTTAAACATATTTGCATAAAAAAGTATATTTTTGAAAAACAGAGAATTTAAGGAATTACCCATCTTGCAATACGTTTGCAGTTCTATGCTTTTTCACagatatatatattacattatttgTGTCTCTATTCCTCTATTTGTTTTAATGATAAAGTGTCTTTCTTTCCACAGAGAGTAATCTATTCCCCTTTGGAGAAGATGTGGGAGACACTAGTGTTGACATCAATGCAGCAGATGGCACATCTCCCTACATCAGCCCACCCATGGGTTTCCCTT harbors:
- the si:ch73-105b23.6 gene encoding fibrillin-1, with the protein product MWASVFILVYAFTFPHYNDAVAELSDCAAVDLICHANAKCVKTRDNNFVCMCNTGYTGDGLQCVDIDECDTRLHNCHVKALCTNTLASYTCLCLPGYSGDGFTCSDINECQVDNGGCHANAACVNTDGGRRCTCREGFKGNGFTCQDEDECQQKTICHWNATCTNNLGSYVCTCNMGYKGNGNYLCLDVDECSEMPGVCSSSFGYKGCQNLPGTYRCTCQVGYQSNGKTCADINECERNICSLYSSCVNNPGSYRCTCNDGYMGNGLTCVDINECNQDNSCDENAACINMLGSYECSCLTGFLGDGVRCVDIDECQTSANICPSTAACVNTPGSFYCDCGRGYTFNGTRCEDTDECATGECSEFASCDNFPGSFSCKCLLGYEGNGITCLDVDECSLIQQCHANARCINLPGSFNCSCLLGYSGDGVQRCSDVDECLVDNGGCGYKATCVNNRGSFTCVCPPGFDLVNRTTCQDVDECQVLPEPCGANERCLNTEGDYECPCQAGFARGAQGMACLDVDECQAGNPCHVHATCMNTVGSVSCVCKRGFTGNGTHCQDVDECESEGTCDAKALCENSEGSFSCSCLEGFIGDGFSCNDIDECMQVNSSCPSFAVCLNSPGSSVCSCLNGTVARGGGNTCVEPSTECNPPCHQYGLCHPSPLGFQCVCDVGFVGDGSICSDIDECLRDDICPQNETECLNTAGGYECICRTGFSQNGTDCVDIDECSSGTHQCSPFAECANTIGSHSCSCLKGFEGDGHNCTDIDECPIENGGCHLDARCTNTPGSFRCACPLGMSGDGFDCQDLDECSLNATLPHNCSHLAQCNNTWGSYTCRCHGGYAGDGRTCEDVDECRQVPSACPANMTCLNRPGAYDCSCLVGLVYDGLGTCVSAEDCLNASTVCHSHATCTNTSVSSYCSCLEGFYGDGMNCSDVDECQWANGNDTDDDPCPEFSFCFNTLGSFHCSCWEGYDFNGTHCLDVDECESENVTCTANSTCLNVGGGYLCPCDDGFRANGSLCVDVDECSPLSSSDVGPCPNVSECRNVPGSFFCDCWEGYVTGNGTTTTTCEDVDECLINTTCQEHSTCTNTVGGFNCTCNSGFALTGNGTECADINECAAALPSDQLCANGTCINSLGSFYCVCDEGFWSNDTECLDVDECSESHGNASSSVCQPYATCVNFPGSYECPCDTGFLLNGTLCEDVDECTDMDTWPCVDNADCINTVGSFLCPCMAGYELSGLNCTDIDECLANDTCRADQLCFNQPGTFRCTCPTGFHEEDGACMDTNECQDSSGPPCHVLARCWNFPGSFSCHCPPGYTGNGTWCGDLDECSTSRVTSPPCHRQASCQNTPGSFYCTCPPGFLSAGPACVDLDECQQNRGGCHPGASCHNSAGGFRCVCGRGWVATERQGRGPRGCADVDECHLSSTTCPGNTTCANSPGSYSCKCSANDTVCQWRALKESNLFPFGEDVGDTSVDINAADGTSPYISPPMGFPFMGKLFDRLYFSDNGVIQLQSVQENEQFLYPNPFPGGFRGNEGVAMLAVFWDDADLILGQGKLLYQEYKMNHSDVYSQIVFNRTAEVVSKFESQQGKPPYTPTWILKVTWDHVLPVSYQKVNHSQTNTFQGIVTTDGERSFGLLHYGDMQWGPGQRLHHDALIGYTDGAQHFHNESTDPHDNLFGPGGRYRPQDVVGTLGRPGQLVYDLTGPTRTTTGTLAGTTTEDPRRKCQLWALSEPEPAEWAVGVLPCPCTRAQALEDLAFGPDILPPRQWELVREMRRVRWGGAGGQVFQSVLSNEHGAGKRCMYDPQGFLLAGYSERYFTQQKTQQHIDEDLRPFQWCCVRSSLCHLYLSKRPLDRCQGYGWKGMGNDSHVDFSNSSIIANKAMPGIGMAYGSLHFITFDGSEYTFKALGVFVIVRLSSSSGTNIFTLQGVTDVLHNHGQTRRVPTLARLAAFHQGKGKVEWMRAETERGLQVLVNDVEVPVSVGVVHVEKGFAVRCTSLSRCVAVYANGLHVAVWRGDAGRLAALVEVPQAFLNRTVGLLGLWSNQRRDDFLMSNGELALPASPNASLPEQDKLQEFGMSWAAPAPESLFPSLSPPPPFEAATQEELFSVSPAVLEGLEQVCHGSLECLHDSLASDNKGLGQETLEAKQKYRNLSLTLANMPPIVTGPTVIRCKINRSVRVQFRAEDPNQDPFSFSLLHPRPPQATIGSGDGVLVWTPLSVQPVLLSVFVSDAKSSSLLLPILQVCACLNGGTCQYHSVTQNHLQGKFQVVGCLCAPGFSGALCGNRTDVCKGKPCFSGVACTSQSQSQSPSRNSSFTCAACPRPTVSSGKPGYKCFENDFCLPPFPFPCHPHADCISMGYNYTCLCKPGFTGNGKDCTDIDECLDPSTCPNAKFQCVNTLGSVRCNCRYGEAGQRDGCGGGSSPTSWNVFNVSLNWGEKQATGAEELESILKMGFQNKFYNASKARRQPPSANGLTEYRINMSSDTPHWYVLDYLNRVSRYYDIKVADVGDLDECKAREAMCVPPAVCSNTYGNYRCVCNGTHMESCVLERDSVNRTGTGEVGKEVEKEEQVAGVAEEHKPLILGLVLGIGLPLLLLLLLAILACFCCKRNRSAHGDIPRLFPEYDQFGVAPFDHSNPTMQYNRHCSPRILDGIHVRRGRR